A DNA window from Centroberyx gerrardi isolate f3 chromosome 5, fCenGer3.hap1.cur.20231027, whole genome shotgun sequence contains the following coding sequences:
- the hmces gene encoding abasic site processing protein HMCES gives MCGRTACTLAPGEVSRASRYRDRRGRRRRPRWRDGDADKYQPSYNKSPQSMSPVLLSQRHFDENAPADKCVLAAMRWGLVPAWFRENDPSKMKFNTSNCRSESLLQKKSYKDPLLKGQRCVILADGFYEWRRQENDKQPFFIYFPQTQRPCAPEEAVPDLKAEDKETDEWTGWKLLTMAGLFDCWTPPGGGEPLYTYSVITVDASSNLQDIHHRMPAILEGEEEVRGWLNFGEVKSLDALKLLQSKNTLTFHPVSSIVNNSRNNSPQCLQPVDLQSKKEPKPTASSKKMMSWLKSSTPSKRKEPDACETKGEQESKPETRPKSAGPLQQWLQGANKKRRTK, from the exons ATGTGTGGGAGAACTGCATGCACTCTGGCCCCGGGCGAGGTGAGCCGAGCCTCCCGCTACAGAGACCGAAGAGGGCGGCGACGGCGGCCcaggtggagggatggagatgcAGATAAATACCAACCTTCATACAACAAGAGTCCCCAGTCTATGAGTCCCGTCCTGCTGTCCCAGAGACATTTTGATGag aaTGCCCCTGCGGACAAGTGTGTACTGGCTGCTATGCGTTGGGGCCTGGTACCCGCCTGGTTCAGGGAGAACGACCCAAGCAAGATGAAGTTCAACACCAGCAACTGCCGCAGTGAGAGTCTGTTGCAGAAGAAGTCTTACAAG GACCCCCTGCTAAAAGGACAGCGCTGTGTCATCCTGGCTGACGGCTTTTACGagtggaggaggcaggagaatgACAAGCAGCCTTTCTTCATCTACTTTCCACAGACTCAGAGACCCTGCGCTCCAGAGGAGGCCGTCCCTGACCTGAAAGCG gaagacaaagagacagatgagTGGACTGGGTGGAAGTTGCTGACCATGGCTGgactgtttgactgctggacACCCCCAGGTGGTGGAGAGCCCCTTTACACCTACAGTGTCATCACTGTGGATGCTTCCTCAAACCTGCAAGACATCCATCACAG GATGCCAGCAAttctggagggagaggaagaagtgagAGGATGGCTTAATTTTGGTGAGGTGAAGTCTTTAGATGCCCTGAAACTGCTCCAGTCTAAAAACACTTTGACCTTTCACCCCGTCTCTTCGATAGTCAACAACTCACGCAACAACTCCCCACAGTGCCTGCAGCCAGTGGATCTTCAGAGCAAGAAG GAGCCCAAGCCCACAGCCAGCAGTAAGAAGATGATGAGCTGGCTGAAGAGCAGCACCCCTTCGAAGAGGAAGGAGCCCGACGCCTGTGAGACTAAAGGAGAGCAAGAAAGCAAGCCAGAGACTCGTCCCAAGTCTGCAGGGCCTCTGCAGCAGTGGCTTCAGGGTGCCAATAAGAAACGTAGAACCAAGTGA
- the rab7a gene encoding ras-related protein Rab-7a has translation MTSRKKVLLKVIILGDSGVGKTSLMNQYVNKKFSNQYKATIGADFLTKEVMVDDRLVTMQIWDTAGQERFQSLGVAFYRGADCCVLVFDVTAPNTFKTLDSWRDEFLIQASPRDPENFPFVVLGNKIDLENRQVTTKRAQAWCQSKNNIPYFETSAKEAINVEQAFQTIARNALKQETEVELYNEFPEPIKLDRNERAKPSAETCSC, from the exons ATGACGTCTAGGAAGAAAGTACTACTCAAAGTCATCATCCTCGGAGACTCTGG AGTTGGGAAGACCTCGCTGATGAACCAGTATGTGAATAAGAAGTTCAGTAACCAGTACAAAGCCACAATAGGCGCTGATTTCTTGACGAAAGAAGTCATGGTGGATGACAGACTTGTCACAATGCAG ATCTGGGacacagcaggacaggagaggtTCCAGTCCTTAGGTGTAGCGTTCTACCGTGGAGCAGACTGCTGCGTCCTGGTGTTCGACGTGACGGCACCCAACACCTTCAAGACCCTAGACAGCTGGAGGGACGAGTTCCTGATCCAGGCCAGCCCTCGAGACCCGGAGAACTTCCCCTTTGTGGTGCTGGGCAACAAGATCGACCTGGAGAACAGACAG GTAACAACCAAGCGAGCACAGGCTTGGTGTCAGAGCAAGAACAACATCCCATATTTCGAAACCAGCGCCAAGGAGGCAATCAATGTGGAGCAGGCCTTTCAGACTATTGCACGTAACGCTCTTAAACAG GAGACCGAAGTGGAGTTGTACAACGAGTTCCCTGAGCCGATAAAGCTGGACAGGAACGAGAGGGCCAAGCCGTCAGCGGAGACCTGCAGCTGCTGA